The genomic DNA GAGGTGTTTAAAAGCATACGTCTTGCATATGAAGTGAGCCATCCTTTATaatcttctttgatttctcatTTACCAGCATCTGCTTTCAATACAAAGGAAATTGTAGAAACTTCTTTTGAGCtgttaacaaaattaattaagtgAAGGACCAAATTTGAACTTTCAAAGTGACAAAGTTTTCATGTGGTGATGTCACCATGGGCTTGGTTTAAACTGCCCAGGAACCAGTGAGTGCTAAAATTTTGACTTGATTGTACTTTGAAATTATATCGCCTGTAGCCTCCATATTACTGTGAAATATGTGTATAAATCTCCTTTTTTGCTTCCTTGTTTTTgctcaaattttggaaaattaatggCAAAATATTCAAGATTCCCATCTCTGCTTTTGAACAGATACTATCAAATGAAGCAACAAGATCTCAGTATGATCGAGCACTTAGATTTCAAGAGCATACTGGTTGGCCATGGAGAGGGAGCCAGAACTACAACCATGAATTTGAAGATAGGATAAGAACCTACAGATGGGCTGATCTGAGGCGGAAAATGCAACGTGAGAGATATTGGGAACGATATAATGCCAATGGGCAGAATTTTTCTGCTTACAGTGAAACAGATGAGATTTTTGAGGAAGAAACCCCTGATGAAGAGAGAGGCCCCTTCACTGAAGTGCTTAGATCTGCtttcctctctctgtttttaatGCAGACATTTGGTTCCCAAATAGCTCTCACATTTACTGCTCTGATGGCTTTTGTGGACAGGAAGTTGGATGCTGGATATAAGCTAGGTTATTTAATTGCATGGATTTTAGGAGGGAGAGGTGGCATATTGCTTACTTTGTGCCTCTCATTTGCCAGTTGGGTTTGTGGAAAAACCAGCAGCAGTGTAGTCACTCTAGTGGTGGTAGCCATGTGGGTTGGCTCAAATCTTGCAAGATATGCTCCACTTCCTCAAGGTGCACTTCTTACACTATTGTACATGTCTATTAAACTACAAGTAGATCTAAACTAAATCGTTTCCTGCTTCTTGTGTAATGAATGTTTATATTCATTTTCCTAAAGGTGATTGTAAATATGTCTTTCCATCAAATAAAACTCAATGGTGTCAATTGTTTGATTATAAGGAAATGTTTAGCAATGCtgatgaaaattcaaaatcctTTGTATCAATATTTTGAACCCTTCCAAATGTTATCGTGCACCATCTTGTTTGCATTTATTGATTAACTTTTCCCCTTTCACTATGAGCACCAAAACTACTGTACCCTTCGGTACTTGACAATTAATCTCTTCTTTGATTTGTTCTATCCTTGAAAAATAACAGCAATGGCTTCATCTTCCAAGTTGATTCTAAGGGAGCTTTTGAATTTCTTTGCATAGCCAAACCTGTTCCAAATTGaagtaaaatgttttatttgatgGATACACAATCGCTTAAACGAAGAGCTTCCCAGATTTGGTATTCATCACAGAGAAATATTAGTTGCATTTGAAATGTACATTTTGCATTTGCAGAATAGTTCGAAATGTACAGCCCCCATGTCTACTTCATTGTACATGAACACACACAAAAGAATAGGAAGAATACACAGAAATATTAGATGGGGTCTTTTTGGGTCACTAAATTCTAAGAGTTCTTCACATCCTCATGACACTTCCCCTTCAGATTCCTCCACAGGTACCTCCCACTGGCCATGTCAACAAATACCCAGAACCCATCTGCAACCATCTGAAATTCCAAAGCACGAAAAGTTTAGGAAGTGAAAAGAGAGGAATCCCAAAATCCAAGaattaaatgaaatagaaaTGGATTTACCGTTTTGAAGTTGAGTTCTTGTTTATCcttagatgatgatgatgtagTTTGTGGGCATGAATCTTCAGAAACCAGAGCATTTTCCTGAGATGAACGAACTGTACTCCATGCAAAATACCCTGCCAATACCGCTGACAAGAACACCAATATGAACCTTAGAGGACACATTCCCCTTCTGCAAAACAAACTCCTGAGAGAGAGGCTGATACTACTTTGCGGGGTAGAGAAACAGAGAAAACTGTTGCTTTCTTGGTTGGGTTGGGGCGTGCTGGGATGGGTTGAATATAAAGAATTAGAAGACGCGTAGTTGGAAATATAGAATGTGAAATGGTGGACTTGGTACAAGAAATGATGTGGGATGATTGTGTTTACAGGGTCAAAAAATGATGGGTGGCTCCACCTACTACATCCATTTACTCATGATGGTTGTGAAAGTGTGTGGGGTTCCCCCCTctaattttgtttcttgttaATGAATCAGGTTAAGAAAGctaataatatttagaaaattctaTACCATGGCATGGAATAGCACTACACCCAATTCAGTTCTTAGAAggtattaaaggaaaataaattaaaaaatgcaagaaaaatatttctcatatttgcttttattataaaaaaattaaatataattattaattaggaatttgtgtattttaaaatcatttaatttttatataataaaaaaataaaatagttttaaaaaaacatataaaaataatttattaattttaaatttattttttattttcctttcattctcttttttatttttattttctttcctttatatttttttttcatgttttctagaaactaaacatagcctaaaattagtaagaagaaaaagggtatgaatataaaataaaataaaacgaaaTCTATGTATAAATAATGAAACTCTTTTATGATAAGGTGGTATATAAAAATGACTTGTCAACATTATATGGGCCTAATGGGTAAAGTGACTTGATTGAAAGCTTGCAGTGGTGACTGATCAAGTCTTAAAGGCATAGAATTGTAGAAGTTATTTGAATAGGCCCAGTTGGGTTGGTACATTATTGACATcttcaattttgatttcttcCCTAGGGAAGAAGATATTTGCATGAAACTAAACGTTGACAATTTGTgccaaataataaatttacatgTTCTATTCTTTGAAGGTTGGTtggatattaattttttgaataattgactTTTCTTGGtaaatttaaaaggaaatatttgattttattatattttattataagacACTTCACTTGTGACTTGAACCCATAACTTAGATCGAGTCACCCTAATGATCTCTTTTTATAACATGAGTCATTTCTGATTGagagtgtatttgatagtgatttcaaaaaatatttttaacttttttaacacttaaataataaaaattttctaaagtgttaaaaatattagaaatgttttataaaattactaccaaacggGTTCTGAACTCAACATTCAAAATCACTCCTTGCAAAAATAAAGTCATAATTCAAGTAAATTCGGTgatgaattaaaagaaaaatggaaacttATGAAATAGCAATTTTAGATGATATAAA from Vitis riparia cultivar Riparia Gloire de Montpellier isolate 1030 chromosome 8, EGFV_Vit.rip_1.0, whole genome shotgun sequence includes the following:
- the LOC117920537 gene encoding curved DNA-binding protein, which encodes MQARLMVGPSSINGGGLISAAAKGMILLVDPRTRSHGHGRTAKCRCRAAINGDQDHYAVLGLSRAASSADIKKAYRLLARKYHPDVSKDSQAGEVFKSIRLAYEILSNEATRSQYDRALRFQEHTGWPWRGSQNYNHEFEDRIRTYRWADLRRKMQRERYWERYNANGQNFSAYSETDEIFEEETPDEERGPFTEVLRSAFLSLFLMQTFGSQIALTFTALMAFVDRKLDAGYKLGYLIAWILGGRGGILLTLCLSFASWVCGKTSSSVVTLVVVAMWVGSNLARYAPLPQGALLTLLYMSIKLQVDLN
- the LOC117920539 gene encoding uncharacterized protein LOC117920539, which produces MCPLRFILVFLSAVLAGYFAWSTVRSSQENALVSEDSCPQTTSSSSKDKQELNFKTMVADGFWVFVDMASGRYLWRNLKGKCHEDVKNS